The Guyparkeria halophila DNA window GTTGCGCAACTACGCGCGTATCCTTAATGTGCCGCTGCATATCGCCCGTGACGAGACACATCTGGCGCAGTTGCTCGAGGCCGTGTCCGACCGGCATCTGGTACTGATCGACACCTCCGGGATGTCGCAGCGCGATTTCCGCATGATGCAGAAACTCGAGGCCCTGATGGGGGCCGGCGAGGCGGTCAAGCTGCTGCTGGTACTGTCGGCCAATGCCCAGTACCCGGCACTCGAGGACGTCAAGAAACGCTTTGCCGGCCTGCCGCTGCACGGCACCGTGTTGACCAAGCTCGACGAGACCGTCCTGCTTGGCGGCGGACTGGCCGCCCTGGTGCGTCCGCTGGCCGGCGCCGACGGCGAGCCGCGTCGCCTGCCGCTGGTTTGCGCGGGCGTCGGTCAGCGCGTCCCGGAAGATCTCTGGTTCCCGAAGGCCGCCGACCTGATCAAGCAGGCCCTGGAAATGGGGCAATCGCAACTCGAACACACCGACCGGGATGATCCGCTGTGGATGCTCAATCAAGCCGGATGACAATGCAGCCCACCATTAGCGGCCACGACCAGGCCGACGGCGCGCGCCATGCCAATGCCAATCGCCCGGTGCGGGTGATTGCCGTGACCAGCGGCAAGGGCGGTGTGGGCAAGACCAACGTGTCGGTGAACCTGTCCGTGGCCCTGGCGCGCGGCGGCGAGCGGGTGGTGCTGATGGATGCCGACCTGGGGCTGGGTAACGTCGACGTGCTGCTTGGTCTACAGTCCCGGGGCAATCTGTCCCACGTGCTGTCCGGCGAGGCCACGCTTGACGAGATCATGCTCGAAGGCCCCGAAGGCATCGGCATCCTGCCGGCAGCCAGCGGGGTGGCCAGCATGGCCGGCCTGACGGCCGCCGAGAACGCCGGGCTGATCTCGGCCTTCTCCGGCATGCGCTGGCCGGTCGACACCCTGGTGGTCGACTCGGCCGCGGGCATCGCCGATTCGGTGGTGCGCTTCGCCGAGGCGGCCAACGAGGTCGTGGTGGTGGTCTGCGACGAGCCGGCCTCGATCACCGACGCCTACGCCGTGATCAAGGTGCTCTCGCGCGAACACGACGTCACGCGGTTCCACGTGGTGGCGAACATGGTGCGTGATGCCGCCGAGGGCCGGCGTCTGTTCGAGAAACTCTCGGTAGCGGCCAAGCGCTTTCTCGATGTGACGCTCACCCACATGGGCTCGGTGCCGTTCGACGATTACCTGCGCCGGGCCGTGCAGCGTCAGAAGACCGTCGTGCAGCTCTACGGCGGCGCGAAGTCGACGCGGGCGTTCACGGCGATGGCGGACAAGGTCAATCAGTGGCCGGTGCCGCGCGGACCGCAGGGGCAGTTGCAGTTTTTCGTCGAGCGACTGGTGAACAACGCCGAGCTGGACCCCGAGAACCTGTTATGAATGCACGCGCCATGTATCAGAACGTTCAGGCCGGATCGACCGAAGCCCTGGTGGCCAAGCACGCGGACCTCGTCAAGCGGGTGGCCTTTCACCTGCTCGGGCGGCTGCCCTCCCATGTGCAGGCCGAGGATCTGATTCAGGCGGGCATGGTCGGGCTGCTCGATGCCGCCCGTCTGTTCGATGGCGACAAGGGGGCCTCGTTTGAGACCTACGCGGGCTTGCGCATACGCGGCGCGATGCTCGACGAGGTGCGTCGCAACGACTGGGCGCCGCGCTCGGTCTATCGGCGCCAGCGGGAAATCGCGCAGACGGTGGCCGCCATCGAGGCCGACACCGGGTGCGAGGCGCGAGACGCCGAGGTCTGCGAGCGCATGGGCATCACCCTCGACGAGTACCATGCCGCCATCAGTGATTCCTCCTCGGTCCATGTGGGCTCGCTGGATCACGGCGGCGAGGCGGAAAACGAGACCTTCGACATTGCCGATCCCAACAGCCAGCAACCCGACGAAGCGCTGGCCGAGGATCATTTCCAGCGCGACCTGGCCGATTGCATCGATGAGTTGCCGGAGCGGGAAAGACTGGTGATGTCCCTGTACTATGTCGAGGAACTCAACCAGAAAGAGATTGGCGCGGTGCTCGGCGTCAGTGAGTCGCGCGTCTGTCAGATTCACAACAAGGCGATCATGCGGCTCAAGACCGCGATGAACGCCTGGAAATAGGGCGCCGGGTGCGGAAAAGGCTCAATCTTTTCCGGTCGGCGCCGATAGACCCTCATACCCACGTTCGAACAAGGCAACCTGCCTGGTACTGACAAACGATCCCAGGGGCGAAAATGGACCGAAACATGAAGATCCTCGTGGTGGATGATTTCTCCACGATGCGCCGGATCATCAAGAACCTCCTCAAGGAGCTTGGCTTCACCAACCTCGAGGAGGCCGATGATGGCCAGACGGCACTGCCACTGCTCAGGCAGGGCAATTTCGATTTCCTCGTGACCGACTGGAACATGCCGGGAATGACCGGCATCGACCTGCTGCGGGCGGTCCGTGCCGATCCGAACCTCGCCAGTCTGCCGGTGCTCATGGTGACCGCCGAGGCCAAGCGGGAACAGATCGTGCTCGCCGCCCAGGAGGGCGTGAACGGCTATATCGTCAAGCCGTTCAACGGGGCCACGCTCAAGGAGAAGATCGACAAGATCTTCGAACGCGTCGAATCATAGGGGCGCGGGATGACTCAAGCAGACGAACAGGATTTCCAGCCGGTGGTCGGCCGCGAAAAGCGATTGGCCGACGCCCGCGCCTTGGTCGAGGCGATCGAGAACGAGGATTCGCCGAGCGAGGCGCAGCTGATCGGTGAGCTCACGGCGGCCTACTCGGGCAACATCTTCGACGAGGTCGGTCGGATGACGCGCGAGGTGCACGACACCCTCAGGAGCTTTGCCGAGGACGAGCGTCTCGGGGCACTGGCCGAAGACGAGATGCCGGACGCGCGTGATCGCCTGCGTTACGTGATAACCCTGACCGAGCAGGCGGCGACACGCACCTTGACGGTCACCGAAGAGGCCACGCCCACGGCCGAGCAGATCGTCGAGCGCTCGCAGCGGCTCAAGGACGAGTTGGCTAAAGTCGCCGCCAGCGAGGCCGATAACGCCCGTCTGAGTGGCGTGGTCGACTCGATGACCCGCTACCTGGATTCGACCACCCGCTGTGGCGAGCAGCTCAAGGGTCAGTTCACCGAGATCATGATGGCCCAGGAGTTTCAGGATCTGTCCGGTCAACTGCTGATGCGAGTGATCGACCTGCTCGAGCAGCTCGAGGAAAAGCTGGTCGGGCTGTTGCAGATCACCGCGCCGGTTCGCAACGCCAAGGGAGGGGACGGCAAGACCGCCCCGGCCGAGCGTGCCGAGGATGGCGTCGGGCCGCAGTTGCCCCACGCGGGCGACAACGTGGTCAAGAATCAGGACGACGTCGACGATCTACTCGCCAGCCTGGGTTTCTGACCCGGTCGGTGGAGGGAAATGCCGGGCCCAGGTGGCCGGGCGGGAACGTGGCACATCCCCGTTGGGGGTGTCACAGAGCGCATGAGAGGCAAGCATGGCATTCGAACCGGACAACGAGCTGTTGCAGGACTTCCTGATTGAGGCCGGTGAGCTGCTCAACGGGCTGGATGAACAGCTGATCGAGCTGGAGCAGTCGCCTGATGACGCGGACCGGCTCAATTCGGTGTTCCGCGCCTTCCACACCATCAAGGGTGGGGCCGGCTTCCTCGAGGTCCATCCGCTGGTGGAGGTCTGTCACCGGGCAGAGGACATCTTCAACCTGCTGCGCAACCAGGAAATCACCATGAACAGCCGGATCATGGACGTGATGCTGCAGGTGATCGACGTGCTCAATGACATGTTCGATTCCCTGCGCGGCGGACAGTACCCGGAAGACGTTTCCAAGGCCTTCCTCAAGGAAATCGAAGCGTTGGCGCATCAGGATGCGGCCGCGCCGCCGGCTGCTTCCGCCCCGAGCGAGCCCGTACCGAGTGACGACACCCCGGCCGCCGAACCGACCGCAGTGGCCGAGGAGGACGATGCCTTCGACCGCATGCTGGCCGACCTGGACGCGGCCGAGTCCGAGGCGCCAGCGGCAAGCGGTGGTGCGGGTGATGACCTGATCAGCGACGACGAGTTCGAGAGCCTGCTCGACGAGCTGCACGGCAAGGGCAAGTTCCAGGCCCCGGCGCCGGAAGCCGATCCGGCTGCCGCCGAAAAGGCGGCAGGTGCCGCGGATTCCGACGAGATCACCGACGAGGAGTTCGAGGCGGTGCTCGATGAGCTTTACGGCAAGGGCAAGGGGCCGACCGTGACCGCACCGCAGGCCGACGAAGAGCCGGCCGAGGCTGCGCCCGAGCCCAAGGCTGAAACCAAGCCCGAACAGCCGCCCGCCAAGCCCGCGGCACCGGCCAAGCCCGCCGCCAAGTCCCAGGACAACCCCAAGGCGGCAGAGGCGCACAAGGCACCGGTGGAAACCACCGTGCGCGTGGACACCGAGCGGCTCGACAGCATCATGAACCTGGTGGGCGAGCTGGTGCTGGTGCGCAATCGCATGAACACCCTCAAGACGACCTTCGAGAACGAAGAGATCTCCTCGGTGATCGCCACGCTCGACATGGTGACCTCCGATCTGCAGGGGGCGGTGATGAAGACCCGAATGCAGCCGGTCAAGAAGGTCTTCGGCCGCTTCCCGCGCGTCGTGCGGGATACCGCGCGCACCTTGGGCAAGGAGGTCAACCTCGAACTCGAGGGCGAGGACACCGATCTCGACAAGAATCTGGTCGAGGCGCTCGCCGATCCCTTGATCCACCTGGTGCGCAATGCCGTCGACCACGGCATTGAGATGCCGGATGCCCGCGAGGCCAATGGCAAGGACCGGGCCGGCACCGTGTTGCTGTCGGCCGCCCAGGAGGGCGACCACATCCGTCTGTCCATCCAGGACGATGGTGCCGGGATGGACGCCGAGGTGCTGCGTCGCAAGGGCGTCGAGAAAGGGATCGTCGATCCCGACACCGCCGAGCGCCTCACCGACCAGGAATGCTTCGAGCTGATCCTGCACCCGGGCTTTTCCACCAAGGATCAGATCTCGGATATCTCCGGCCGCGGCGTGGGCATGGACGTGGTCAAGACCGCGATCACCAAGCTTTCGGGCACCATCAGCATCGACTCGGCGCAAGGCGAGGGTACCCAGATCAACATCAAGGTGCCGCTGACGCTGGCCATCCTGCCGACGCTGATGGTGATCGTCTCCGGGCGCAAGTACGCCATTCCGCTGTCGGTGGTCAACGAGATCTTCGAGATGGCCGACAAGGAAGTGAACGTCGTCGACGGTCAGTCGACCATCACCGTTCGCGATCGTGCCGTGCCGCTGTTCCGCATGACCGATTGGCTGGCCCTGCGTGGCGAGAAGCCAGGCACGCGCTGCGAGACCGACCAGGTGGTCATGGTCCAGCATGGTGCGCAACTGATGGCCCTGGTGGTCGACTCGGTCATCGGTCAGGAGGAAGTGGTGATCAAGCCGCTGGGCGAGCTGCTGCGGGTGGTCGATGGTTTTGCCGGTGCGACCATCACCGGCGACGGGCATATCGCCCTGATCCTCGACCTGCCGGGCATGGTGCGCCGCAACACGGGCCGTGGTCGTCAACGTCTGCGCTCGGTGGCCTGACCGATGCCGATACGCCTTCTGATCGTCGACGACTCGCTGTTCTTCCGTCGCGCGCTGCGAGAGGTCTTCTCCAGCGATCCGCGCCTGGAGGTCGTGGGCGAGGCGTCCAACGGGCGCCAGGCCGTGCTCAAGGCCTGCGAACTCAAGCCCGATATCATCACCATGGACGTCGAGATGCCGATCATGGACGGCATCTCGGCGGTACGGCGCATCACCGAACGCTGTCCGACCCCGATCCTGATGCTCTCGGCACTGACAAAGGCCGGGGCCGAGGCCACGCTGGATGCCATCGATGCCGGCGCGGTCGACTTCTTCCCCAAGAACGGCGATGACCCCGAGGACACGCTGGCCCGCTCCGGGCGGCGTCTGTGTTCCCGGGTACGGATGCTGGCGCTGCGCTCGCAGCGGGAATCGGCGTCCTCTCCCGGCAGCGCCCGCCCGGACGCCTCGCCGGCCACGGCCGAACCGCGCCCGCGCAGCGGGCGGAGCGCGCCCAGCGGTTTTCTCAGTCGACAGGGCCTGGTGGTGATTGGCGCCTCGACCGGGGGGCCGGCGGCGGTGCCGGCGGTACTCGGCAAGTTGCCGCCGGATTTCTCCGTGCCGATCGTGATCGCCCAGCACATGCCCGGCGCCTTTACCGGCCCGTTCGCGCAGCGGCTGAACGACTCCATGCCGATTCGCGTGGTCGAGGCCTCCGACGGCGAAATGCTGCGTCCGGGCACCGCCTACGTCATCCCGGGTGGCCGGCACGGTGAGCTGGCCGGGCGACCCGGTGCCTACAAACTCAATCTGCGCGACCCGGTGGCCGATGAACATTACCGGCCGAGCGTGAGCCTGGCGTTCTCCTCCGCCGCCGGCGTCGCCGGTGACGACCTGTTGGCGGTGGTCCTCACCGGCATGGGGGACGATGGGGCCGACGGGGCTCGAAAGATTACCGCGGCACGCGGTCATGTCTGGGCACAGGATCAGGCGACCAGTGTCATCTACGGGATGCCGGCGGCCGTGGCCAAGGCGAACCTGGCCGAATCGATCCTGCCGCTGGGACAGATCGGCGCGGCCGTCGGAGGGGCGTTGCGATGAAGATCTGGGCAGTTGCCAATCAGAAGGGTGGGGTGGGCAAGACCACCACCAGCGTGAGCCTGGCCGGTCACCTTGCCCGCGAGGGTAAGCGGGTGTTGCTGGTCGACCTTGATCCGCACGGCTCGATGACGGTCTATTTCGGCATGGAACCCGAGGCCCCGGGCGCCAGTGTCTACTCGCTGTTCAAGTCGGCCGCCGAGGGCCAGCCGCTCGACCCGGCGCGCGTGGTCCACCCCACGGCGTTCGACGGCATCAGCCTGATGCCTGCCTCGACGGCCCTGGCGACCCTGGATCGTCAGCTGGGCATGCGCGACGGCATGGGGCTGGTGCTCAAGCGTTCGATCGACCGCATCCGCGACGATTACGATTACGTGCTGATCGATTGCCCGCCCATCCTGGGCGTGACCATGGTCAACGCCCTGGCGCTGGCGGAATTCCTGATCGTGCCGGTGCAAACCGAGTTCCTGGCGCTCAAGGGTCTCGAGCGGATGTTGCGAACCCTGGCGATGGTGCAGCGCTCGCGGCGCCAGCGACTGGAATACGTGATCCTGCCGACCATGTTCGACCGTCGCACCCGCGCCTCGCACGACACGCTGCGTCTGCTGCACGATCGTTACCACGACGATGTCTGGACCGATGTCATTCCGATCGATACCCAGTTCCGCGAAGCGAGTCGCCAGGGCAAGCCCTTGCCGATGATTCAACCCGACGCCCGCGGCAGCGAGGCGTACAAACAGTTTCTTCACTGGCTGGAAGCCCATGTCGGCGGGCAGGCGATGGCCCCGGCTGCCGAACTGGGCGCCAGCGGTGCCCGTCTGCAGGAGTCCCGCTGATGGCCGCCGAGAAACAGCACGACAGCCGGCAACCGATCGTCGACCAGGACGCCGCGATCACCGCCTACCTCGATGGGCTGTTGCGCGATCCGGATGCCGACGAGGCGACGGAGGGCAGCGCGCCGCGCAAGTCGCCGGGTCTCAAGGTGATCAATGTGCCGGATTCGCCGGCCGCCAGCGCACCGCCGGTCGAGGAAAGCCCGGCGGCGGCGGGTGACGACGTCCCGTCGGGGTCGGCCGCGACTGATGCAGTCCCTCATGCTCCCGACATCGACTCGTCGACGTCGTCGACCGAGCCCGAGGAGATGGGCGAGGTCGCAGACGGGGTCGGTGTCCCGGAGCCGGTCGCAGCCGAGATGCCCGTTGAACAGGCGCCGGTGGCGGTTGCCGAGACGGTCGACCCGACCGAGGCCTCGCCCGAAGCGGACCCTACGCCAGCCGAGGCCAGTGACTCGAGTCAGGCGGCGGAGGATGCCTGCTGGGGCTGGTTGCGTATCGGCGGAATGACCATGGCGATTCCCGCCGATGCGATCGACTCGCGACACCCCGAGCCGGCGCTTGAGCCAGTGCCCGGTGCGCCGTCACAGGTGGCCGGCTCCCTGTCCCTCGAGGGGCGTCCGCGCCTGATCCTGTCGCTGGCCGCGGTCACGGGCCTGCGGGAGCGTGCCGATGCCGAGACGGAGGTATTCCTGTTGGGCAAGGGGGGCTTGTGGGGGGTGGCCGGCGAGCGTGTCGAGCAGCCGCCCGAACTGAATGACGAGTCCGTGGAGTGGCGCAATGAGACCCAGCGGGCGGCGCGTCGTCAGTGGCTTGCGGGAACGGCCTCGGCGGCGGGCGTGGCCGTACTTGACGTGGCTGGCCTGCGGGCGGCCCTGAAGGCGTCCCGGTAGTCGTGGCGGCGATCCAAGAGGTGAACAGATGATGAATCAAGCGATGGAAAAGACCCGGACTCCGGAAGAGTACGACGAGGAGCTCGAGGCGCAGGACCAGGGGCCGTTGTCGCGCTGGGTCAATTTCACGGTCGACGAGGAGACCTATGCCCTGAACGTGCTTGACGTTCAGGAGGTCCTGCGGGATGCCGAAATCACACCGATCCCGGGTGCGCCGGATGCCATCATGGGCATCATCAATCTGCGCGGCAACGTGGTCACCGTGGTGGATGCGCGTACCTTCTTCGGTCTGGAGGAGAAGCCCTGGGACGAGAACAGCCGCATCATGGTCATCGAGGTAGCCTCGGGCGAGATCGTCGGTCTGGTGGTCGATAGCGTGGCCGAGGTGATCGCGCTGCCCCAGACGGTGGTCGATCAGGCCATGATGGCGGTGGCCGACGATCGTGCCCGTCACATCCTCGGCATCGTGCCCCAGGATGAGAAATTGATTATCCTTGTCGACATGAAGAGCCTCTCCGACATCTCCGCGACATGATCGTCCCGCCGCTCTGGCTTGCTGCCGCCGCGTTGATCCTGGGGCTGCTCGTCCTGCTGGTCACGTTGTCGCTGTATCGGGGGCTCAAGCGGGCCCAACTCACGCGCGAACGGTGGTTCCAGACCCAGATGGAGCGTCTCGAGCGCGAGCATCGCGGCCTGGAATCGGCGCTGGCCGGTTTCGGTCGACATATCGACCAGATCGACGAGCGCGTCGCCACGCTGGGTGAACGCATCACCCAACTCAACGCGCGGATCGATGCCGTTGCCTCGGACGACGACGAGCCCGGCTTCGGACACGCGTTGCGCTTGGCCTCGCAGGGTCGGGTGAGTGTCGATGAGCTGATCGAGGACTTCGGCCTCTCGGAAAGCGAGGCGCGCCTGCTGATGCGGGTCAACCGCCCCGAGGAGGATCGGCGCTTCTCGCCCTGAGGCGGGGTGGCTGCCCGATCAGCTCGCCACCAGCAGAAACGCAAAAAGGCCCGCCAAATGGCGGGCCTTTGTCATTGCAGCCGAATGCCGGGCCGGTCAGTCCTCGGCGTCGCGCTCGGCGGCTTCACGGATCTCCTGGCGCAACTGCTCACGCACCGGCGCGGTATCCGGGCGCTTGCCGTGCCAGAGGGCGAAGCTCTCGGCCGCCTGTTCGACCAGCATGCCCAGACCATCCAGCGCATGTGCACCACGTTCCTCGGCCCAGTCCATGAAGACGGTCGGCTCGGCCCCGTAGGCCATGTCGTAGGCCGCCGTGCCCGCGCCGATCAACGCATCGGGCAGCGGCGGGAGCTGGGCGCTCAGGCTGGCCGGCGTGGCGTTGATGATCAGGTCGAAGCGGGACTCCTCGATTCCGGCCAGCGGACAACCGGAGAGCAGACAGTCGCCGGCGGCATCGCTGAATTCTTCGACCAGGCCGTAGGCGCGATCGGGGTTGCGGTTGGCGACCACCAGTTCGCGTGGGGCTTCCTGCAGCAACGGGGCGAGTACCCCGCGTGTCGCGCCCCCGGCCCCCAGGATCAGCAACCGGCGGTCAGCGATCTTGACCCCGTGGAAGGCCAGGTCGTTTACCAGGCCGACGCCGTCGGTGTTGTCGGCGTAGATAGGCTCGCCAGGATTCGTCGGGAACACCAGGGTGTTGGCCGCCAGGGCGCGCCGGGCGCGCTCGCTGTGACCACCGGCGAGATCGAAGGCCTCGAGCTTGAATGGCACGGTGACGTTCATGCCGCGACCACCGCGTTCGATGAAGGCGGCGACGGTTTCCTCGAAGCCGTCGATCGGCGCCCAGATCTTTTCGTAGGCCAGCTCGATGCCCAGCTGCCGAGCGAAGGCCCGGTGGATCAGGGGGGATCGGGAATGTTCGATCGGGTTGCCGATCACGGCGTACAACAGGGGCGTGCTGGGGGCCATTGCGGTCTACGTCACAGGTTCATGGGGGCGAGGTGCTCGCGCGACCACGCGGCGCGTTCGGCCGCCGTTTCGTCGCTCAAGAGATGATCGACGTGCCGGTCGACGCGCTCGATACGGTGACGCAATCCCTCACCGTTTGCAACCTGGATGGACAGCCCCGGACGGGCGTTGAGCTCGAGGATCAAGGGGCCCAGATCCCGGTCGAGCACCACGTCCACTCCCAGGTAGCCCAGGCCGGTTATGTCACTGCATTTGGCGGCCATTTCCAGCAGCGACTGCCAGCCCGGGATGTCCACCCCGCTGATGGGTTCGCGCGTGTCCGGGTGGTGGGTGACCCGCCGGTTGTGGGCGACCCCGTCGAGCGTCCGACCACCGGCCATGTCGACGCCGGCACCGATGGCGCCCTGGTGCAGGTTCGCCTTGCCGTCGGATTGCGTGGTCGGCAGCCGCACCATCGCCATCACCGGGTAGCCCCGGTAGACGATGGTGCGGATGTCCGGTACGCCCTGGAAGCTGATCTTCTCGAACAGGGGGGAGAACTTGACCCGGTACTCGATCATTGCCACGTCGGGGCGACCGCCCAGGCTGTAGGCGCCGGCCAGGATGTTGGAGATATGCAGCGCGATCGCATCGATGCCGATCGCCTTTCCCGAACTCTTGCGATAGACCAGCGGCCGGTCGGACTGCTTGCCTTCGAGCACCAGGATGCCGTCCCCGCCCGCCCCATTGGCCGGCTTGATCACGAACTCTTCGTGCTCGCCGACCAGTTTCGACAGGTTCTTGATCTGATGGGTGCTGCTGATCACCCCGTAGAGGGCGGGGACGTGCAGACCGGACTCCTCGGCCAACTCCTTGGTCAGCAGCTTGTCGTCGACCAGCGGGTAAAAGCGCCGCGCGTTCATCTCGGCGATGAACTCGCCGTTGCGCTGGTTCATGCCCAGCACCCCCAGCTCCTTGAGCCGACGCGGCGAAATCGGCCAGTTGATGGCCATCAGCGGTCATCTCCCGGCGGGTCGGGACGACGGGCCTGCGCCAGCGTCTTGAAGGCACGGAAGCGGAACAATTCCGTCAATCGGTAGCCGGTGTAGCGCCCCACCAGCAGCGTGAAGGCCAGCACCACCAGCAGGAGTTCGGGGAAGACGAAGAACAGGTGGGTGACGTAGGCGTTGACCATCACGAGATAGGCCATGGCGGCGACGACCAGCGACCCGGTCGCCTGTGCGAGGGCATCACCGGCCCCGTGCTCCTCCCAGACGATCGACACCCGCTCGATGGTCATCGCCAGGATTACCATCGGGAACAGTCCGACCGACAGGCCGATGTCGAGCCCGAGGCGATGCGAGACGATGCTGATCAGGGCCATCAACAGGATCACGACGATCACCACCGCCGCCAGCCGAGGCACGAGCAGCAGCTTGAGGCGTTCGAGGTAGAAGCGGATCGCCAGACCAAGCGCGACGATCAGGGTGAACAGCACCACGCCGCCCACCAGTTGCGTCTCGCGGAACGACAGCGCGATCAGTACCGGCATGAAGGTGCCGAAGGTGCGAATGCCGATCAGGTTGCGCAACAGCACGATGATCAGCGCACCCAGTGGCACCAGCAGGAGCACGCGATAGGTGTTCTGTGCATCGATCGGCAGGTCGAGCAGGGAGAAGTCCATCAGCCGGGACTCGGCAATCGACGATTGCAGCTGGGCCGTCTCGACCGCGTCGCGCAGGTTGCGCGTGGTCGCGAAGGTCAGCCCCACGTCCTGCAGGCCCGAGGTGGCCAGCGCCGATTGGTCGCCATGCCACCAGACCAGGAACTGACGTGGATAGCCGACCGAGCCCGTGCGCGGGTCGATCGGCACCCAGCGCCGCGAGTTGTGGACCTCGAGCCAGGTGGTCGGCGTGAGATTGCGTCCCTCGTCGGTCAGCATCACGCCATGGGACATGCGTGCCGGGATACGGGCGATCGCCAGCAGGCGGATCGCCAGCCGGGTGCGTTCGGTCTCGGTGGCGTCCGGTTTGAGGAACGCGGCGATGTTCTCGTTCGGTCGACTGGCGTTGACCTCCTTGACCAGCAGGGTCGCGAAGGTCTGGATATCGGCCGATCCGGCGCGGATTTCCTCGACGAACGACTCGGCGGCCGACTTGAGCGGCTCCTCAAGCGTCGGTGCTGCCGCCGGGCCGGGGTAGGGTGAGGGCTGGATCTCCTCCTGATCGCGGTAGACCGTTGCCTGGTAGTACAGGGTCTGGTTGCCTTCCGGGCTGCGCTTGGTCCAGACCGCCTCGCGTTGTCGATCGCTCGACTGGGTGGTCAGGCCCCAGCCACGCGAGACAAAGCCTTCATCCA harbors:
- a CDS encoding UUP1 family membrane protein — its product is MRRIHLLFVVLLLTVVGLSVAWYKYDTLGFPLTPDRETETWTVEAQIEVNPGTAPASVRFALPSDPPHYTLLDEGFVSRGWGLTTQSSDRQREAVWTKRSPEGNQTLYYQATVYRDQEEIQPSPYPGPAAAPTLEEPLKSAAESFVEEIRAGSADIQTFATLLVKEVNASRPNENIAAFLKPDATETERTRLAIRLLAIARIPARMSHGVMLTDEGRNLTPTTWLEVHNSRRWVPIDPRTGSVGYPRQFLVWWHGDQSALATSGLQDVGLTFATTRNLRDAVETAQLQSSIAESRLMDFSLLDLPIDAQNTYRVLLLVPLGALIIVLLRNLIGIRTFGTFMPVLIALSFRETQLVGGVVLFTLIVALGLAIRFYLERLKLLLVPRLAAVVIVVILLMALISIVSHRLGLDIGLSVGLFPMVILAMTIERVSIVWEEHGAGDALAQATGSLVVAAMAYLVMVNAYVTHLFFVFPELLLVVLAFTLLVGRYTGYRLTELFRFRAFKTLAQARRPDPPGDDR
- a CDS encoding alpha-L-glutamate ligase-like protein: MAINWPISPRRLKELGVLGMNQRNGEFIAEMNARRFYPLVDDKLLTKELAEESGLHVPALYGVISSTHQIKNLSKLVGEHEEFVIKPANGAGGDGILVLEGKQSDRPLVYRKSSGKAIGIDAIALHISNILAGAYSLGGRPDVAMIEYRVKFSPLFEKISFQGVPDIRTIVYRGYPVMAMVRLPTTQSDGKANLHQGAIGAGVDMAGGRTLDGVAHNRRVTHHPDTREPISGVDIPGWQSLLEMAAKCSDITGLGYLGVDVVLDRDLGPLILELNARPGLSIQVANGEGLRHRIERVDRHVDHLLSDETAAERAAWSREHLAPMNL
- the aroE gene encoding shikimate dehydrogenase, producing the protein MAPSTPLLYAVIGNPIEHSRSPLIHRAFARQLGIELAYEKIWAPIDGFEETVAAFIERGGRGMNVTVPFKLEAFDLAGGHSERARRALAANTLVFPTNPGEPIYADNTDGVGLVNDLAFHGVKIADRRLLILGAGGATRGVLAPLLQEAPRELVVANRNPDRAYGLVEEFSDAAGDCLLSGCPLAGIEESRFDLIINATPASLSAQLPPLPDALIGAGTAAYDMAYGAEPTVFMDWAEERGAHALDGLGMLVEQAAESFALWHGKRPDTAPVREQLRQEIREAAERDAED